A section of the Eriocheir sinensis breed Jianghai 21 chromosome 62, ASM2467909v1, whole genome shotgun sequence genome encodes:
- the LOC126986717 gene encoding transketolase-like protein 2 isoform X1 produces MGCTLSGLGPKSAGNMSDINVQELEDIANKLRVLSIKSTDAAGSGHPTSCASMAEVMSVLFFHTMRYKVSEPRDSSSDRFILSKGHAAPILYAAWAEAGLFPREELMNLRKIDNDLEGHPTPRLNFVDVATGSLGQGLSVACGMAYVGKYYDKASYRTYCLIGDGESAEGSIWEALSFAGIKKLNNLVAIFDINRLGQSEPTAFQHEMDTYRARLQSFGFNALVVDGHDVEALCKAFHEAAQTEDKPTAILAKTYKGKGFPAIEDEENWHGKPLGAKAEEVLSYVEKQIKNNGPNNLVPQKPLHQDAPKVDITNIRLQSPPSYKKGDKVATRQAYGTALSKLAENNSRVIALDGDTKNSTFSNAMLKTDAERYIECFIAEQNLVGVGIGAACRDRTVAFVSTFAAFFTRAFDQLRMGAISQTNLNCVGSHAGVSIGEDGPSQMALEDLAMFRSIPTATVFYPSDAVSTERACELAANTPGICFIRTSRPGTAVVYDNDHKFELGKASVLRSSGDDKVLVIGAAITLREAMTAADKLEGEGINVRIMDLFTIKPIDKDAIISNAKECGGRIIVVEDHYPEGGIGEAVMSAVAMERDIIVRQLAVPRVPRSGKCDELLDMFGISAACVVKAAKEIIEV; encoded by the exons ATGGGCTGTACACTGTCTGGTCTGGGCCCGAAGAGCGCCGGGAACATGTCGGACATTAACGTGCAGGAGCTGGAGGACATAGCCAACAAGCTGCGGGTGCTGTCCATCAAGAGCACCGACGCAGCGGGCTCTGG ACACCCAACATCATGTGCTTCCATGGCGGAGGTGATGTCCGTCCTGTTCTTCCACACCATGAGGTACAAGGTGAGCGAGCCACGCGACTCCAGCTCCGACCGCTTCATCCTGTCCAAGGGACACGCCGCTCCCATCCTCTATGCCG CCTGGGCAGAGGCTGGGCTCTTCCCTCGTGAGGAGTTGATGAACCTGCGGAAGATTGACAACGATCTTGAAGGCCACCCGACCCCTCGCCTCAACTTTGTGGATGTGGCTACCGGTTCCCTGGGTCAGGGCCTGTCAGTGGCCTGTGGGATGGCTTATGTTGGGAAATACTACGACAAGGCCTCCTACAG AACATACTGCCTGATTGGTGATGGTGAGAGTGCTGAGGGCAGCATCTGGGAGGCTCTGAGCTTTGCTGGTATCAAGAAGCTCAACAACCTGGTGGCCATCTTTGACATCAATCGCCTCGGCCAGTCTGAGCCCACTGCCTTCCAGCATGAAATGGACACATACCGTGCTCGCCTGCAGAGCTTTGGCTTCAATGCTCTGGTGGTCGATGGACATGATGTGGAGGCACTGTGCAAG GCATTCCATGAAGCTGCCCAGACGGAGGACAAGCCCACTGCTATCCTGGCCAAGACTTACAAGGGCAAGGGCTTCCCAGCGATTGAGGACGAGGAGAACTGGCATGGCAAACCTTTGGGAGCCAAGGCAGAGGAGGTGCTTAGCTATGTGGAGAAACAAATCAAAAACAATGGCCCTAACAACCTGGTACCCCAAAAGCCTCTTCACCAAGATGCCCCCAAAGTGGACATCACTAACATCCGGCTGCAGTCCCCCCCAAGCTACAAGAAAG GTGACAAGGTGGCCACCCGACAGGCTTATGGCACAGCTCTCTCCAAGTTGGCTGAGAACAATTCAAGAGTGATTGCCCTTGACGGAGACACCAAGAACTCCACCTTCTCTAATGCCATGTTGAAGACAGATGCAGAGAG GTACATTGAATGCTTCATTGCTGAGCAAAACCTGGTGGGTGTGGGCATTGGGGCTGCCTGCCGAGACCGTACTGTCGCGTTTGTGTCTACCTTCGCTGCGTTCTTCACCCGTGCCTTTGACCAGCTTCGTATGGGTGCCATCTCCCAG ACAAATTTGAACTGTGTTGGGTCCCATGCTGGTGTGAGTATTGGTGAGGATGGCCCCAGCCAGATGGCCTTGGAGGACCTGGCCATGTTCCGTTCCATACCCACAGCCACGGTATTCTACCCATCTGATGCAGTGTCCACTGAACGTGCCTGTGAGCTGGCGGCCAACACCCCTGGCATTTGCTTCATCAGGACCTCCCGTCCTGGCACTGCAGTTGTTTATGATAACGATCACAAGTTTGAG CTTGGGAAGGCTAGTGTGCTGCGATCATCAGGAGATGACAAGGTGCTGGTGATTGGTGCTGCCATCACCCTGCGTGAGGCCATGACTGCTGCCGACAAGCTGGAGGGGGAGGGCATTAATGTCCGTATAATGGACCTATTCACCATCAAGCCCATCGACAAGGACGCCATCATCTCCAACGCTAAGGAGTGTGGTGGCCGCATCATTGTTGTGGAGGACCACTACCCTGAAG GTGGCATTGGGGAGGCCGTGATGTCTGCTGTGGCCATGGAGAGGGACATCATCGTCCGTCAATTAGCAGTGCCTCGCGTCCCTCGCTCCGGCAAGTGTGATGAGCTGCTGGACATGTTTGGCATCTCTGCCGCCTGTGTGGTGAAGGCCGCCAAGGAGATCATTGAGGTGTAG
- the LOC126986717 gene encoding transketolase-like protein 2 isoform X2, whose product MSEYHKPDSNYLQELKDIANKLRIHSVKATSASNSGHPTSCASMAEVMSVLFFHTMRYKVSEPRDSSSDRFILSKGHAAPILYAAWAEAGLFPREELMNLRKIDNDLEGHPTPRLNFVDVATGSLGQGLSVACGMAYVGKYYDKASYRTYCLIGDGESAEGSIWEALSFAGIKKLNNLVAIFDINRLGQSEPTAFQHEMDTYRARLQSFGFNALVVDGHDVEALCKAFHEAAQTEDKPTAILAKTYKGKGFPAIEDEENWHGKPLGAKAEEVLSYVEKQIKNNGPNNLVPQKPLHQDAPKVDITNIRLQSPPSYKKGDKVATRQAYGTALSKLAENNSRVIALDGDTKNSTFSNAMLKTDAERYIECFIAEQNLVGVGIGAACRDRTVAFVSTFAAFFTRAFDQLRMGAISQTNLNCVGSHAGVSIGEDGPSQMALEDLAMFRSIPTATVFYPSDAVSTERACELAANTPGICFIRTSRPGTAVVYDNDHKFELGKASVLRSSGDDKVLVIGAAITLREAMTAADKLEGEGINVRIMDLFTIKPIDKDAIISNAKECGGRIIVVEDHYPEGGIGEAVMSAVAMERDIIVRQLAVPRVPRSGKCDELLDMFGISAACVVKAAKEIIEV is encoded by the exons ACACCCAACATCATGTGCTTCCATGGCGGAGGTGATGTCCGTCCTGTTCTTCCACACCATGAGGTACAAGGTGAGCGAGCCACGCGACTCCAGCTCCGACCGCTTCATCCTGTCCAAGGGACACGCCGCTCCCATCCTCTATGCCG CCTGGGCAGAGGCTGGGCTCTTCCCTCGTGAGGAGTTGATGAACCTGCGGAAGATTGACAACGATCTTGAAGGCCACCCGACCCCTCGCCTCAACTTTGTGGATGTGGCTACCGGTTCCCTGGGTCAGGGCCTGTCAGTGGCCTGTGGGATGGCTTATGTTGGGAAATACTACGACAAGGCCTCCTACAG AACATACTGCCTGATTGGTGATGGTGAGAGTGCTGAGGGCAGCATCTGGGAGGCTCTGAGCTTTGCTGGTATCAAGAAGCTCAACAACCTGGTGGCCATCTTTGACATCAATCGCCTCGGCCAGTCTGAGCCCACTGCCTTCCAGCATGAAATGGACACATACCGTGCTCGCCTGCAGAGCTTTGGCTTCAATGCTCTGGTGGTCGATGGACATGATGTGGAGGCACTGTGCAAG GCATTCCATGAAGCTGCCCAGACGGAGGACAAGCCCACTGCTATCCTGGCCAAGACTTACAAGGGCAAGGGCTTCCCAGCGATTGAGGACGAGGAGAACTGGCATGGCAAACCTTTGGGAGCCAAGGCAGAGGAGGTGCTTAGCTATGTGGAGAAACAAATCAAAAACAATGGCCCTAACAACCTGGTACCCCAAAAGCCTCTTCACCAAGATGCCCCCAAAGTGGACATCACTAACATCCGGCTGCAGTCCCCCCCAAGCTACAAGAAAG GTGACAAGGTGGCCACCCGACAGGCTTATGGCACAGCTCTCTCCAAGTTGGCTGAGAACAATTCAAGAGTGATTGCCCTTGACGGAGACACCAAGAACTCCACCTTCTCTAATGCCATGTTGAAGACAGATGCAGAGAG GTACATTGAATGCTTCATTGCTGAGCAAAACCTGGTGGGTGTGGGCATTGGGGCTGCCTGCCGAGACCGTACTGTCGCGTTTGTGTCTACCTTCGCTGCGTTCTTCACCCGTGCCTTTGACCAGCTTCGTATGGGTGCCATCTCCCAG ACAAATTTGAACTGTGTTGGGTCCCATGCTGGTGTGAGTATTGGTGAGGATGGCCCCAGCCAGATGGCCTTGGAGGACCTGGCCATGTTCCGTTCCATACCCACAGCCACGGTATTCTACCCATCTGATGCAGTGTCCACTGAACGTGCCTGTGAGCTGGCGGCCAACACCCCTGGCATTTGCTTCATCAGGACCTCCCGTCCTGGCACTGCAGTTGTTTATGATAACGATCACAAGTTTGAG CTTGGGAAGGCTAGTGTGCTGCGATCATCAGGAGATGACAAGGTGCTGGTGATTGGTGCTGCCATCACCCTGCGTGAGGCCATGACTGCTGCCGACAAGCTGGAGGGGGAGGGCATTAATGTCCGTATAATGGACCTATTCACCATCAAGCCCATCGACAAGGACGCCATCATCTCCAACGCTAAGGAGTGTGGTGGCCGCATCATTGTTGTGGAGGACCACTACCCTGAAG GTGGCATTGGGGAGGCCGTGATGTCTGCTGTGGCCATGGAGAGGGACATCATCGTCCGTCAATTAGCAGTGCCTCGCGTCCCTCGCTCCGGCAAGTGTGATGAGCTGCTGGACATGTTTGGCATCTCTGCCGCCTGTGTGGTGAAGGCCGCCAAGGAGATCATTGAGGTGTAG